CCGGGAAGCCAATACCCTGGGGTCGAAATCCCAGGACAGTCAGACCACGCAATATGCTGTTGATCTCAAGGTCCTGATTGAACAGATGCGTGAACAGGTGCAAAACATCGAGTAACCAGTGTCCCGATTTCTGAAACTCAATATCTCTTCTTTCAGCGTGCTGGTGGTGACCGGCATGACCCTGCTGATGTTTACCTTGTGGTGCCTGTCATTGTTAGTGATGATCGATCGCCAGGGCCAACAGAATACCACGACGCTACGGCAAAACCTGCATGCACAGGTGTTGCAGTTGCAGCAAAAGCAGCATCTCTGGCTGCAATCGCAATATTACCTGCTCAGCACGCTGGCCGAGTCATCGGCCGACACCCAGGCCTTCCAGTCTTTCCTGTGGAGTTATTACCAGCGGAATCCGAGTATCTGGGCGGTCAACCTGGTGCATTTCGACCAGGAAGGGCGGCCGGTGTCGAAATCCAGTAAACCAGGTTGCCAGCAGCCGAGCCAGATGAACCGGGATAACTTCGATAATTTCCTGGTTCCACAGATTTCGAGTTGTCGTATCGATGACAAGGCATTGCTTGAAATCGCCGGTCCGGTTGCAGCCGAGGGCAATCCTGCGGTATTGCTGGTCAGCATGGATTATTTCGATTTTCTGGTCGAGTTCTCAAGCAAGTCCGGCCGCTATTTGCAGCGCGCCGCCGAGAATGAGCGAGGCATACAGTACCAGGAGTTCAACGCCGATGGTGATCGGGGTAGCCAGATTACGATTCCGGTGGGTACAGAGAAGGACGTGTTTGCCGAGCTGCACCTGGAGTTACAAACGCTGACCTTCTGGGATCTTTTCAAAAGCCAGGCGGCGATCGTGTTCGCGTTACTGGTAGTTGCCGCGTCGCTGGCGCTGGTGTTGTTACATCTGAACTTGATCAGACCCCTGCTCCAACTTGCCGAGAAGATGCACCTGGCGGCGAAGAGTCAGCAGGAGAATACGAGTGGTCGTCAAGGCACGGTCAGGCCCGGGCTCGAAGCGATGATTGACGATTTCAACGTGATGCAAAAAATGGCCAAGCGTGACCCCGTCACCGGGCTCAACAACCGCGTCATTTTTGAAGACCGCCTGTCGCAGGCAATACTCGAGGGAAAACGCAGCGGGCGCAAATATGCCCTGGTCATGATCGATATCGCGGGGCTTGACGCTTTTGCGCAGCAGCGCGGACAGTATATTGTCGACGCGTTGCTGCGACAGGTTACCCAGGGGCTACGTGAATGCTTGCGCGAGAGCGATCAGGTTGCACGTTTCGAGAGGAACCTGTTTGCGATACTGCTTGAAGTTCAACAACGCGACCAGTTGAACACCCTGGTCGAGAAAATTTACCTTTCAATCGTGCGACAGTACCAGATCTACGGGCGCGAATTTGAATTAAGGGCC
This region of Gammaproteobacteria bacterium genomic DNA includes:
- a CDS encoding bifunctional diguanylate cyclase/phosphodiesterase, which gives rise to MSRFLKLNISSFSVLVVTGMTLLMFTLWCLSLLVMIDRQGQQNTTTLRQNLHAQVLQLQQKQHLWLQSQYYLLSTLAESSADTQAFQSFLWSYYQRNPSIWAVNLVHFDQEGRPVSKSSKPGCQQPSQMNRDNFDNFLVPQISSCRIDDKALLEIAGPVAAEGNPAVLLVSMDYFDFLVEFSSKSGRYLQRAAENERGIQYQEFNADGDRGSQITIPVGTEKDVFAELHLELQTLTFWDLFKSQAAIVFALLVVAASLALVLLHLNLIRPLLQLAEKMHLAAKSQQENTSGRQGTVRPGLEAMIDDFNVMQKMAKRDPVTGLNNRVIFEDRLSQAILEGKRSGRKYALVMIDIAGLDAFAQQRGQYIVDALLRQVTQGLRECLRESDQVARFERNLFAILLEVQQRDQLNTLVEKIYLSIVRQYQIYGREFELRAFFGIAIYPDDAVDADSLYQNASSALVEAENSDWPMQFFRDSDEVIDTTGFTMIQAIRRALDNDELKLVYQPVVDLESYDTIYLEALLRWKDPQKHEVSIDQTIRLAEQNQLIKPLTNWIIETACRFISESDLDDLAVGINLSMIDLHDRRLPERIETYLTQYQVAPKQIVIEITEGQIMQDPGEVVEVLSHLGVMGLSLSIDDFGTGQASLTYLKELPVEKLKIDQSFVRDIASNPDDQLIVKATIELAHTLDLKVVAEGVETLAVCELLTRMHCDHVQGYYISHPLEAGQVAAWFETAVKSDLVRKGS